Within Streptomyces antibioticus, the genomic segment GCGCGGCAGGACGCTGCCGTCGCCCCACTTGGGCAGCTCGCCGGAGGCCATCTGGTGCAGGGTGACGGCGACGGCGTACCGCTCGGCGTGCGAGTCGTAGGAGCCGCGGGTGATGACGTCGACGAAGGGGTCGAGGTAGCCGTCGGTGCCCGCGTTGGTGCTGCTCGCCGGGTAGCCGGCGAGGGAGAAGTCGATGAGGACGAGTTCGCGGGTGCGGTTGGGGCGGATGCGGATGGCGATGTTGTCGGGCTTGATGTCGCGGTGCCAGACGCCCTCGCCCTCGAGGAAGTCGACGGCTCCGAAGAGGTAGTCGCCGTACGCCTCGAGCTGGTCGACCTGGAGGCGGCCGTTCTCGCGGAGCTGGCGGGCGACGGTCTCCTCGCGGCGGCGCGGGCGTGCGCCGCCCTCGGTGCCCGGTCCGCCGTCGTCGCGCTCGTCGCCGACGTACTCCAGGGCCAGGACGGTACGGCCGCCGAGGTGCAGCGGCTCGGGTTCGACGAGGCGGATGATGCCGGAGTGGGGGCGCAGGCGTCCCATGGCCTCGGCCTCGCGGGCGAGGATCTCGCTGCGGCTGTCGGAGAGGGCTACCTTCAGCACGGCCAGCGGGCGGGTCCTGCGGGCTTCGGCCTGAAGGTCGCGGACGAGGAAGGCGCGGCTGGTGGAGCCAGTGCCGAGGCGGCGACGGATCTCCCACCGGTCGGCGAGCACGTCACCGGCGACGGCTTCCAGCGGGTCCTTGTCGGCGGCGGTGTCGTCGTCCCCGTCGCCCGGCGCCTCCGTGGCGGTGGCCGCCGGGGCCGGGGCGGTGAGGGAGTCCTCGACGACCTCCAGCAGCTCCAGGAACTCGTCCACGCTGGAGAGGCGCTGACCGGGCCGGTAGGCGGTGGCGGCCTGCACCAGCTCGTCCACGTCCTCCGACAGGCCGTCCACCAGGGAGCTGGGGCGCAGTCCCTCCCCCGCCTCCAGGCGGGCCAGCAGCTCGGCCTGGCTGGCGGCGGGGGCCTTGCCGGTGACCAGCAGGTAGGTGAGGACGCCGAGCCCGTACACGTCGAGGTGGACCGGGTCGGGGTTGAGGGCGGTCAGCTCGGGGGCCAGGTAGGCGTCGGCGTCGTCGGCCAGGTGCATCGCGGACAGGGCGGTCGGCGCGAAGCGGGTCATGCCCTGGCCCTGGCCCTGGGAGGAGTCGCCGCTGCGCTGGGTGGCGATCTGCCAGTCGGAGATCTGGAGGTGCGGGCTGAGCCACGCGGCCTCCTCCCCCACGGCCCGGCCCTTCCTTCCGCGCGCCCGGGGGACAACAAGCACGGAGCGGGCGGCGAGTGCCCGGTGGTGGATGCGGCTGGAGTGCGCGGAGCGCATGGTCTCGGCGAGTTGGCGGACCAGCGCCATCCGGCCGAGGATGTCGAGCTTCTCGCCGTACTGGACCAGGTACTCGTCCAGCTTCAGGGTGTCCGGGTGGTAGTCGAAGATCAGCGCGGGGCCGGCGGCGTGCCCGGAAGGGAAGTACTGCTTGAGTTCGACTGCACCCGGGTGCTTGAAGCGGCCCAGCACCGCGGCCTCGCGCCGGGCGGCATTCTCGACGGACTGGCGCAGGGAGGCGTCGGAGCCGCGCTCGCTGAGGTAGATGCGGACGCGGGCGGCCTCGGGCAGGTCGCTGTGCCGAGCGAGGTAGTCCGCCCAGGTGGGGCCGGAGTCGAAGGACTTCCGCTCCAGCTCGTACGGGCCGACCTTGTACTGCGCGTCGCTCTTGCGGATGCCGATGTGCTTGAGGGCCGCCTCGATCTCGCGCGAGCCGATCGCGGTGATGCGGCGCCGCTCGTCACGCGGGGGCTGCTTGAGCATCTCGACCAGTTGGTGGACGGTGTATACGCCGTTCTGGTCGTGGGCGGGCAGGCGTACTCGGAGGCTGTTGTCCGTGAAGCAGACGGCCTCGGCGACCCAGACCCGCTTGTTGCCGGGCAGGGCTAGCAGGCCGGCCAGTTCCTTGGCCTTGCGGTTGACCAGGTGCAGCGGGTTGCCGTGCGTACGGCGGCGGCCACCAGGAGTGGTCTGCACCCAGGTGCCGTTCTCGGAGGTGACCGAGCCGTGCCAGTCCTTCAGCTCGATCATGCAGACGCCGCCGGGGGCGACGACCAGCAGGTCCACCTCACGGACGTGGCCTGTATTCGCGGTGAAGGTGAAGTTCGACCAGGCGCGCCAGGGATCGGAGTCCGGCAGCTTCTCCCGGATCGCGTCCAGGCCACGGCGTTCGTGATCGAACTCGGACTCGGTGACCGTGACCCACCGGCCTTCCCGCATGCCTGTTCCCCGCTCCTCGTGTACCTCAGGGACCGCCCTTCCCCATGGTCAGCCCCTTGAGGCAGATCCTAGTGGCTACCCACGGCGTGAAAAGAGGCAGTGAAGGACGGAACTATAGGACATACGGCCTACACGATCGGAATCAGTACTCGTGATCGCGTGGAGATGGATCACGTCGACAGGGCGACCGCCGCTGCCTCCATCTGTACTCACTCCCGAACCCGCACCGCCGGGCCGCGCTGCCGGTCTGCATGCTGGGCCATGGCCCGGAGCAAACCGAACGCCTCCAGCACCTGCACTGCACGCTCGATGCGCCGGGTCGAGGAGAACGGTCTTGTCATACCGTCGTACTAATCTCGCGAGCATGGGACTTGGGGACATCACACGCGCAGGAGTGCTGGCCGCGGTCGAGGAGTGTCAGCACCTGGGGCGTGAAGCATTTCGCCGCCGGTACGGCTTCGGTCGGGCCACCACGTACGAGCTTGTTCTGGACGGGAACCGCTTCGACTCGAAGGCCATCGCGGGCGTCGCGCACCTGTACTCGGTCGGCAGCCCATTGTCGGCCGCCGACTTCAGCGGGGGCGCGCACACAGTGGTACGTCGCCTGAGTGCGCTCGGCTTCACGGTGACGGCCGCATCCGTCGCCACGGACGGGGTGGAGCAGGTGGCGCCGCAGGTGGTCCTTCAGCCTCGCGGCGGGGCTCGGGATCGCGGCCCGCAGAACTTCGCCAGGTCGATACGACAGGGCATCCGCATCGCGGACATCAAAGATGTGCTCGGTGAGCAGGCGGACGCGCTCACCGCCTTGTATCCCGATGGGACGGCTCGCCTGTGGGGGTCCATTCCCACGGCACAGTCCAACAACGAGAAAGTCAGAGCCCTGCGGCAGCGCCGTATCGGCGACAATGTTCTTTTCTACGCGGAGAATCATTTCATCGCACGCGCCCGCATTCTTCATCTGCTGGAGAGTTCGGCGGTGGCGCAGGCCGTCTGGGGAACCGACGCGAACGGCTCCACGTGGGAACACATCATGGCGCTGGGTGAAGTCGAAGAGTTCTCCACCCCCGTGCTCGCGGCTCCCATCCTGCAGCGTCTGAACGTTCGGGCGCCGCTCCGGAGCCTCACCCTGCGGTCCGCCGAGGACTACCGTCATGTGACCCAACTCCTGCCCAGGAAGCGGCAGCCGATTGCGGCACCATCTCCCGCCTCTCATCCGGTCGCGTCGCCGCAGCTCCGTCCAGCGGATCTGCTGGATCGTTTCGGCTCCCTCAAGACTCATCGCCGTGCCGGGGGTGACGCTCCCAGCCGCCACCAACCACTGGCCTTGCTGTGGGCGGTGTCCCGCATAGCCGCGGACAAGCCGCGACTGGCACCGTGGTCCTGTTTCCGTGCTGAAGTCGGTCCGCTCCTGGCCGAGTTCGGATTGCCCAGTTCCAAAGTCACGCCCGAGTACCCCTTCTGGCACTTGCAGGGCAGTGGTCTGTGGGAGGTGCGCGGAATACCGGGGGATGCCGGCGACACGCCGCGAACAGGAGTCCTCGACAAGGTCCAACCCGTAGCAGGTCTCACTCACGAAAGCGCCGAGTTGCTGCGGAATCCGCTCACTCGCCTCCAGGCCGTGGTCAGGCTGTGCAGCACGTACCTCGACGATGTCGACCAGCGTGAGTTGCTCAGTCGAGTGGGCCTCGCCGGCTACGCGACGGCCGACGGCCTGCCCGAAGACGACCTGGACGGCAGCGGCGAGGAAGGCACCGATCAGGAGCGGGCTGCAGGCCCAGTCCCGCGGCGGCCCTCCAACTCCTCACGGCCGGTACGCAATCCCGCCATCGTCAACCAGGTCAAAGACCTCTACGGCAACGCCTGTCAGGTGTGTACGACACGTCTGCGGTACAAGCGCAGGCCCTACAGCGAGGCCGCGCACATTCGCGGCCTCGGATCCCCGCACGACGGGCCGGACGAGCTGGCGAACCTGCTCTGCCTGTGCCCCAACCACCACGTTCTCTTCGACGGCCTCGAGATCTTCATCGACGTCGACGGCTACGTGAAGAAGACGCACGGAGGCGAGTCCTTGGGACGTCTCCACCGAAACGCCAGCCATCGGATCGACGATGAACACCTGCGCTACCACCGGACACTGTGCGACCTCAACAGGCTGACGGGCAAGTAGGCAGGAGAACACTCCCGCGGAAGCCGGCCTGTCCGTCAGGCCGGCACGGCCTCCCGTGCCACTCCGCCCGTCAGCTCCCTCAGCTTCTCCCGTGTCTCCGCGTCCGTCGAATACACGATCGTGCCGACCATTCCCCGGGTGAGCAGCACCTTGTAGGTGTTGCGGATCAGGCGGTCCACGTCGGTGTCCGAGGTGGACTTCTTGAACACCGTGTCCTTGGACGCCGCGCGGTCCGTGATCCAACGGTCGCCGCGCCAGACCATGTCGGGGCCGATGATGACGCCGGACCAGTCGTACTCGAAGCCCTGGGCCGTGTAGACGCAGCCGACCTGGCCGAAGCCGGCCGGGTCGGTGGCCCACAGGGCGGCCGGGGGCGCGCCAGAGACGGAGCGGTCGCCGCGCAGGTTCCAGGGGCGGGCCCAGTCGCCGATCACGACGTCGGGAGGCAGCGGGTCACCGGGCTTGGGCTCCGGGGACCAACGCCAGCAGTAGCCGGCGGACATCCGGGCACCGTAGCCCTGTGCTCGGCGGTCTTGGAGGAACGCCTCCATCTCCTGCGGGCTGTCGGCGACCAGCAGTTGCATCCGGCCGTCGGGTTCCCAGACGACCGGCCCACCGGACTCGAGGCCGAGAAGCCGGACGACCCAGCGCAGGTAGCTGTCGCTGCCGCCGCAGCGGAACTGGCTGTCGAGCGGGACGACATGGCAGGGAATGTCCCGCTTGTTCGCCGCTGCCCTGATGTCGTCCACGGTACCCAGCTCGCCGGGGCGCACCACCTGATGTTCGTCGAGGAAGAAGACGGGTACGTAGGCGACGTCGAGCAGCTCGTCGATCTGTGCCTTGCCGGTACGGTTCCCGGCGCGCGTGAAGCGGTTGGCCGAGGTCTCCCGGATACGGTGGGCCTCGTCGCAGATCAGGGCACCCAGGCTGTTCTTCTCGGCGGTCATGAAGCTGTTGAAGTACTTGAA encodes:
- a CDS encoding HNH endonuclease; this translates as MGLGDITRAGVLAAVEECQHLGREAFRRRYGFGRATTYELVLDGNRFDSKAIAGVAHLYSVGSPLSAADFSGGAHTVVRRLSALGFTVTAASVATDGVEQVAPQVVLQPRGGARDRGPQNFARSIRQGIRIADIKDVLGEQADALTALYPDGTARLWGSIPTAQSNNEKVRALRQRRIGDNVLFYAENHFIARARILHLLESSAVAQAVWGTDANGSTWEHIMALGEVEEFSTPVLAAPILQRLNVRAPLRSLTLRSAEDYRHVTQLLPRKRQPIAAPSPASHPVASPQLRPADLLDRFGSLKTHRRAGGDAPSRHQPLALLWAVSRIAADKPRLAPWSCFRAEVGPLLAEFGLPSSKVTPEYPFWHLQGSGLWEVRGIPGDAGDTPRTGVLDKVQPVAGLTHESAELLRNPLTRLQAVVRLCSTYLDDVDQRELLSRVGLAGYATADGLPEDDLDGSGEEGTDQERAAGPVPRRPSNSSRPVRNPAIVNQVKDLYGNACQVCTTRLRYKRRPYSEAAHIRGLGSPHDGPDELANLLCLCPNHHVLFDGLEIFIDVDGYVKKTHGGESLGRLHRNASHRIDDEHLRYHRTLCDLNRLTGK